In the Topomyia yanbarensis strain Yona2022 chromosome 3, ASM3024719v1, whole genome shotgun sequence genome, one interval contains:
- the LOC131691318 gene encoding serine protease inhibitor 2-like, with translation MNALVVIFCCALAAQCILAENFVQHDDQPFRSTRNVQFDWQLTKRIFEVQKSNVVISPFSVKILLTLLYEATGDAADLSITQTKKELRTVLDPSEDLNATRNMYRSLLDSALTESVDFDLKIATKFFVDEFIDVISKYQIISDHYYNATVDKVPFSNPKKAADIINNWVSRNTNGRINELVSADGLEGAVITLVNAIYFKGLWTYPFPENGPRRAFYTARKQLEADYMEQNGQFYYDDSNILNAQLLRLPYRGGKFAMYFLLPRTSSSVNDVLSRINSSSLHQALWYMDETDVNVTIPKFRFDFSEELNQPLQDIGIKEVFSQNASLPLLARGKGTRDQVRVSRVFQKAGIAVNEKGSEAYAATEIQLVNKFGGDGTQVFNANRPFLFFIEDEHSGTLLFAGKVEVPKA, from the exons ATGAACGCGCTTGTTGTGATATTTT GTTGCGCTCTAGCCGCGCAATGCATCCTCGCCGAAAACTTCGTCCAGCATGACGACCAACCCTTCCGAAGTACGAGAAACGTACAATTTGATTGGCAACTAACAAAG CGAATATTCGAagtacaaaaatcaaatgtcgTCATTTCACCCTTTTCGGTAAAAATTCTGCTGACCCTACTGTACGAAGCCACCGGTGATGCTGCTGATCTGTCGATTACACAAACCAAAAAGGAACTACGAACCGTATTGGATCCATCCGAGGACCTAAATGCTACCCGAAATATGTACCGTTCGCTACTGGATTCGGCTTTG ACGGAGAGCGTCGATTTTGATCTAAAGATTGCCACCAAGTTTTTCGTAGATGAGTTCATAGACGTCATCAGCAAGTATCAAATTATTTCAGATCACTATTACAATGCGACGGTAGACAAGGTTCCGTTCTCGAACCCCAAGAAAGCGGCCGATATTATTAACAACTGGGTTTCGCGGAACACTAACGGTCGCATCAACGAGCTCGTCAGTGCTG ATGGACTTGAGGGAGCCGTCATAACACTGGTCAATGCCATCTACTTCAAGGGCCTGTGGACATATCCCTTCCCGGAGAATGGCCCACGGCGCGCTTTCTACACTGCCCGTAAACAGCTGGAAGCCGATTATATGGAACAGAACGGTCAATTTTACTACGATGATTCTAACATTCTCAATGCTCAGCTACTTCGGTTACCGTACCGGGGAGGCAAATTTGCCATGTACTTCCTCTTGCCTCGAACGAGCAGTTCCGTAAACGACGTCCTAAGCCGTATTAATTCATCCAGCCTGCATCAGGCTTTGTGGTACATGGATGAGACTGATGTTAATGTTACTATCCCAAAGTTCCGATTCGATTTCTCCGAGGAACTGAACCAGCCATTGCAGGAT ATCGGAATCAAAGAGGTCTTTTCGCAGAACGCCTCATTGCCACTGCTTGCGCGTGGAAAGGGCACCCGGGACCAGGTCCGAGTTTCACGAGTATTCCAAAAGGCCGGTATCGCCGTCAATGAAAAGGGAAGCGAAGCCTATGCTGCCACAG AGATCCAACTAGTGAACAAATTCGGCGGTGATGGAACTCAGGTTTTCAATGCGAACCGTCCCTTCCTGTTCTTTATCGAAGACGAACACTCCGGTACGCTACTGTTTGCCGGTAAAGTTGAAGTGCCCAAAGCGTAA